In one Bradyrhizobium cosmicum genomic region, the following are encoded:
- a CDS encoding helix-turn-helix domain-containing protein, with the protein MMEESDSTAAGFYGRRLSQHLGMEGDCLLSVKREGQLALAMTRLTCSQFIRERTAPIPSEPAYSILHQLGDLERHSCWLAGRPRYSGAFGAGSVSVINLMDNPQCEFKGPFDAVQYYVPQTALDEFAREHGAKPISTLKWSRDQRDPFLSTLSSVLLSAVEQDPTSNQLFVDQIGLSVLAHFAQTYGGMRSQEKAAGGGLAPWQERRAKEIMRARLASNLTIADVATECKLTPSHFARSFRRSTGVAPHEFLSQLRIDEAKRLMLSTKLPLADIALICGFGDQSYFTRVFSRNVGASPGAWRRARSEG; encoded by the coding sequence ATGATGGAAGAGTCTGATAGCACGGCGGCCGGCTTCTATGGGCGTCGCCTCAGCCAGCACCTGGGAATGGAGGGTGACTGCCTGCTGAGCGTCAAGCGCGAAGGGCAATTGGCCCTGGCGATGACCCGGCTGACCTGCTCCCAATTCATTCGGGAGCGAACCGCGCCGATTCCTTCCGAGCCGGCCTACAGCATTTTGCACCAGCTGGGCGACCTCGAACGGCATTCCTGCTGGCTCGCGGGACGGCCGAGATATTCGGGCGCTTTCGGTGCGGGGAGCGTCAGCGTTATCAACCTGATGGACAACCCCCAATGTGAGTTCAAGGGCCCGTTCGATGCCGTCCAGTACTACGTGCCCCAGACGGCCCTCGACGAGTTCGCCAGAGAGCACGGCGCCAAGCCGATCTCGACGCTCAAATGGAGCAGGGATCAGCGTGATCCCTTCCTCTCGACCCTGTCCAGCGTTCTGCTCAGCGCCGTGGAGCAGGATCCGACGAGCAACCAGCTCTTCGTCGATCAGATCGGGTTGAGTGTCCTGGCCCATTTCGCCCAGACCTACGGCGGAATGCGGTCGCAGGAGAAAGCTGCGGGTGGTGGCCTTGCTCCCTGGCAGGAGCGTCGCGCGAAGGAAATCATGCGAGCGCGTCTCGCCAGCAATCTGACGATTGCCGACGTCGCCACGGAATGCAAGTTGACGCCGAGCCACTTCGCCAGATCGTTCCGGCGCAGCACGGGCGTTGCCCCGCACGAATTCCTGTCCCAGCTTCGCATCGATGAGGCGAAGCGCCTGATGTTGAGCACGAAGCTTCCGCTGGCGGACATTGCGCTCATTTGCGGCTTTGGCGACCAGAGCTACTTCACCAGGGTGTTTTCCCGCAATGTGGGGGCCAGCCCCGGAGCCTGGCGAAGGGCCCGCTCCGAGGGCTGA
- a CDS encoding alpha/beta fold hydrolase, giving the protein MNKSAPPTVVLVHGAWADGSSWRLVIPYLLKKNIPVVAVQNPTSSLADDVAATNRALNAIAGPVVLVGHSWGGAVITQAGNDPKVKALVYVAAFAPKVGESVGDLVGSYPPPPGLAQIIDDGSGYLKLSVDGWINDVGQDLPADEARMLAVLQPPLSATTFGEKITEAAWSTRPNWYIVSAEDRVVSIELQRQFAVRMNAKTTELKASHLSLLSMPAAVADVVLDAVSVTAAQT; this is encoded by the coding sequence ATGAATAAGTCCGCCCCACCGACTGTTGTCCTTGTCCACGGCGCGTGGGCGGACGGTTCGAGCTGGCGGCTCGTCATCCCATATCTGCTCAAGAAGAATATTCCGGTGGTGGCGGTCCAGAATCCCACGAGTTCGCTCGCCGACGATGTTGCCGCGACGAACCGCGCGCTGAACGCGATCGCTGGACCGGTGGTTCTCGTCGGCCATAGCTGGGGCGGCGCCGTGATCACCCAGGCGGGAAACGATCCGAAAGTGAAGGCCCTGGTGTATGTCGCGGCCTTTGCGCCGAAGGTCGGCGAATCGGTCGGCGATCTCGTGGGATCGTATCCGCCGCCGCCGGGGCTGGCCCAGATCATCGACGATGGCTCCGGCTACCTCAAATTGAGCGTCGATGGATGGATCAATGATGTCGGACAGGATTTGCCGGCGGACGAAGCGCGCATGCTGGCCGTCCTTCAGCCCCCGCTGTCGGCGACAACGTTTGGCGAAAAGATCACCGAAGCGGCCTGGTCGACCCGTCCGAACTGGTACATCGTTTCCGCCGAGGATCGCGTCGTCAGCATCGAGCTTCAGCGGCAGTTCGCGGTCAGGATGAACGCCAAGACCACTGAACTCAAGGCCAGCCATCTCTCCTTGCTGTCGATGCCGGCGGCAGTCGCCGATGTCGTTCTTGACGCGGTGAGCGTCACGGCGGCGCAGACCTGA